The following coding sequences are from one Nonlabens arenilitoris window:
- the proC gene encoding pyrroline-5-carboxylate reductase codes for MKIAIIGTGNLGRSIAKGLIHNNAITTLYLTKRNLEDLEFFQDYSGVFLTADNEEAIKKSDIIIFAVQPAHFTDILETTKDLFNENHVLISTITGFTIDKIEAIIGSDQHVIRAMPNTAIAVGKSMTCLCHNEKGTRRIKVAQAIFNRLGTTLVIPETQMQAATVVCASGIAFWMRLIRASTQAAIQLGFDASEAQLLAMHTAEGASSLLITTGNHPEQEIDKVTTPKGCTIEGLNEMEHKGLSSSLIQGMIASFQKINTIKEKQI; via the coding sequence ATGAAAATAGCCATTATAGGAACTGGTAATTTAGGCCGCTCCATCGCAAAGGGATTGATTCATAATAATGCAATAACGACATTGTATTTAACTAAAAGGAATCTAGAAGATTTAGAGTTTTTTCAAGATTATTCTGGCGTGTTTTTGACTGCAGATAATGAAGAAGCAATCAAGAAATCTGACATTATCATTTTTGCGGTACAACCAGCACATTTTACGGATATTCTAGAAACAACTAAAGATTTATTTAATGAGAACCATGTGTTGATATCGACTATCACTGGTTTTACTATCGATAAAATAGAGGCAATTATAGGTTCAGATCAGCATGTGATTAGAGCAATGCCCAATACAGCGATCGCGGTTGGTAAATCGATGACCTGTTTGTGTCATAATGAAAAAGGGACTCGTAGAATAAAAGTAGCTCAGGCTATTTTTAATCGTTTGGGAACAACCCTAGTTATTCCAGAAACACAAATGCAAGCTGCAACCGTGGTATGTGCTAGTGGAATAGCTTTCTGGATGCGGTTAATAAGAGCGAGTACACAAGCCGCGATTCAGTTAGGTTTTGACGCTAGCGAGGCACAATTATTAGCAATGCATACTGCCGAAGGTGCTTCAAGTTTATTGATAACCACAGGCAATCACCCAGAACAAGAGATCGATAAAGTTACCACGCCCAAAGGTTGCACCATAGAAGGCTTAAACGAGATGGAGCATAAAGGATTGAGTAGTTCGCTTATTCAAGGAATGATAGCTTCTTTTCAAAAAATTAATACGATTAAAGAAAAACAGATATGA
- the argB gene encoding acetylglutamate kinase, with amino-acid sequence MEQLKVIKIGGHIINDQQALDDFLTTFTAIKGLKVLIHGGGKVATELAHKMNLEVKMIDGRRITDSETLDIATMVYAGKVNKTIVAKLQAKQCNAIGFTGADGNTILSKKRDVEEVDFGYVGDVVKVDTEIVEVLLSRKRTPVFCAITHDGHGLLLNTNADTLAAELAIALAKNYETELYYCFEKKGVLQNVTDENSVIKNINLENYQDLKSQGIIADGMLPKLQNCFHAIQNGVKKVCVGLPDMLQNSNSLFTTISN; translated from the coding sequence ATGGAACAGCTTAAAGTTATAAAAATAGGTGGACACATTATCAATGACCAGCAAGCACTAGATGATTTCTTAACCACATTTACTGCGATAAAAGGTCTGAAAGTCCTTATTCATGGAGGTGGAAAAGTAGCTACAGAATTAGCTCATAAAATGAATCTTGAGGTAAAAATGATCGATGGTCGTCGCATCACCGATTCAGAAACACTAGACATTGCCACTATGGTTTATGCTGGTAAAGTGAATAAAACTATCGTGGCAAAGTTGCAAGCTAAGCAGTGCAATGCCATAGGATTCACAGGAGCTGACGGTAATACCATTTTGTCTAAAAAACGAGATGTAGAAGAGGTAGATTTCGGTTATGTAGGAGATGTTGTAAAAGTAGATACAGAGATTGTTGAGGTATTGCTTTCGCGAAAGCGTACTCCAGTATTTTGCGCCATAACGCATGACGGACATGGTCTATTATTAAATACAAATGCAGATACTCTTGCTGCTGAACTCGCTATTGCACTAGCCAAAAACTATGAAACAGAATTGTATTACTGTTTTGAGAAAAAAGGAGTTTTACAGAATGTTACAGATGAGAATTCGGTGATTAAGAATATCAATCTAGAAAATTATCAAGATTTGAAATCGCAAGGAATTATTGCTGACGGAATGCTGCCTAAACTGCAAAATTGTTTTCATGCTATTCAAAATGGCGTGAAAAAAGTATGTGTAGGATTACCAGATATGCTTCAAAACTCAAACAGTTTATTCACTACAATATCGAACTAA
- a CDS encoding FAD/NAD(P)-binding protein has protein sequence MYSLAIIGLGPRGLNALECLFITLSRKRNTTIPVIALIESQEEIGTGSAWNTQQPNANAINISDRDLVGLTKRETIDRDELHIAAFPSFIDWVRDYKNHQIDEKIDTYFNRNVMGHYLHQRAKSIVEPLIKLGIVNLINARATGLILNNQIAEISFEDNKHPDIIAQHGLLTTGHLPEKWSVQDQEFNQHATDNEGIFYIHNPYTQQAYTLYKQLHSVAIKGMGLSMIDVVHLCIEQIEGEFKMEGSGPFLKFQYDTKVNLKLYPFSLDGLPVMPKPLGKTVDQQFNVSKPDRDRLKEKLHQLIDHSQFTKIEDILKPIVDVIETVYNRFNDDVESDDISSLITNWLMDKKTNSSLWLDTNLKTADYLKEACLMAYGARPFTLDYTIGQVWRHLQPELYPIFTHSNLSPEIQSQFIKVDEFTKRYSYGPPVKRVLQLIALSDCGILDFSIANNPTIIENNNGWALKKQSTEKKAHAMVNGVLASPNLKNINDSLINGMFNTNYLEPFHDELGVKTNEHGRVLTETESTLNLSILGRNAKGSVYGVDAILECFSPKIMAWADQYVKDYLMQ, from the coding sequence ATGTATTCACTAGCAATAATAGGTTTGGGACCTAGAGGTCTTAATGCTCTCGAGTGTTTATTTATTACACTTTCGCGAAAGCGTAATACCACTATCCCAGTGATAGCACTTATTGAGTCTCAAGAAGAAATAGGAACAGGTAGTGCCTGGAACACACAACAACCAAATGCTAATGCCATTAACATCTCTGATAGGGATCTAGTAGGGCTTACTAAACGTGAAACGATCGATAGAGATGAATTGCATATAGCTGCTTTTCCATCATTTATTGATTGGGTACGTGATTATAAAAATCACCAAATAGATGAAAAAATAGATACTTATTTTAACCGGAATGTGATGGGCCACTATCTACATCAACGCGCAAAGTCAATAGTTGAACCTTTAATCAAACTAGGCATAGTAAATCTGATTAACGCTAGAGCTACTGGCTTAATTCTTAATAACCAAATTGCCGAAATAAGTTTTGAAGACAATAAGCATCCTGATATTATAGCCCAGCACGGCTTATTAACCACTGGGCATTTACCTGAAAAATGGTCTGTACAAGATCAAGAATTCAATCAACATGCTACAGACAATGAAGGGATCTTTTATATCCACAACCCATACACGCAACAAGCCTATACATTATATAAACAGCTGCACAGCGTTGCCATTAAAGGTATGGGATTAAGTATGATTGATGTGGTACATCTATGCATAGAACAAATTGAAGGTGAATTTAAAATGGAAGGTTCAGGTCCTTTTCTGAAATTTCAGTATGACACAAAGGTGAATTTAAAACTATATCCATTCTCTCTGGACGGTCTTCCTGTAATGCCTAAACCACTAGGCAAAACGGTAGATCAACAATTTAATGTATCAAAACCAGATAGAGATCGATTAAAAGAAAAGCTACACCAATTAATTGATCATTCACAATTCACAAAAATTGAAGATATTTTAAAACCCATTGTAGACGTGATTGAAACTGTATATAACCGCTTCAATGACGATGTAGAAAGTGATGATATTAGTTCTCTAATTACAAATTGGTTAATGGATAAAAAAACCAATAGTTCTTTATGGCTGGATACTAATTTAAAAACTGCTGATTATTTAAAAGAAGCTTGTTTAATGGCATATGGTGCTAGACCGTTCACACTAGATTATACTATAGGACAAGTATGGAGACACTTGCAACCAGAACTCTATCCTATCTTTACGCATAGTAATCTGTCTCCAGAAATACAAAGTCAATTTATTAAAGTAGATGAGTTTACAAAACGCTATTCTTATGGTCCACCTGTAAAACGTGTTTTACAATTAATTGCATTATCAGATTGTGGAATATTAGACTTTAGTATAGCAAATAACCCTACAATTATAGAAAACAACAATGGATGGGCTTTAAAAAAACAATCCACTGAAAAAAAGGCCCATGCTATGGTCAACGGTGTACTAGCGAGTCCTAATTTAAAGAACATCAATGATTCTTTAATTAACGGTATGTTCAATACAAATTATTTAGAGCCATTTCATGATGAATTAGGTGTTAAAACTAATGAGCACGGACGAGTACTTACTGAAACAGAATCGACTTTAAACTTATCTATTTTAGGTAGAAATGCAAAAGGATCTGTTTATGGTGTTGATGCGATACTAGAATGTTTTAGCCCTAAAATTATGGCATGGGCTGATCAATATGTGAAGGATTATTTAATGCAATAG
- a CDS encoding universal stress protein: MKNIIIPVDFSIHSEYALKTGAILAKKHDATLHVLHMLELSDSLISQSANENKNEMMFLLALTQKKFEPFLDKGFLEGVKVEALIKHHKVYKEVDALAEKVNADLIIMGSHGLMAHEGIFAGSNAEKMVRNSKTPVLTIKSDPKNFDLKNVILATDLSTKSVAAYKKAKSIFSSMGSSIQLVFVNRPHHNFISTQEFKELTREFKKAGGTSEVEFIAGYTVEDGLFEYAQDAQADCVAVSTNARKGISHFFKGSISEDVANHSKLPVMSFKI, from the coding sequence ATGAAAAATATCATTATACCAGTAGATTTCTCAATACATTCAGAGTATGCATTGAAGACCGGTGCTATCCTTGCCAAAAAACATGACGCTACCTTACATGTATTACACATGTTAGAGTTGTCTGATTCTTTGATATCACAATCAGCAAATGAAAATAAAAATGAGATGATGTTTTTGCTGGCGTTAACACAAAAGAAATTCGAGCCTTTTCTAGACAAAGGTTTTCTAGAAGGAGTTAAAGTTGAGGCGTTAATTAAACACCATAAGGTTTATAAAGAAGTTGATGCACTAGCGGAAAAAGTAAACGCAGACCTCATTATTATGGGCTCACATGGATTAATGGCACATGAAGGAATTTTTGCCGGTTCTAACGCAGAAAAAATGGTAAGAAATAGCAAAACACCAGTATTAACTATTAAATCTGACCCTAAAAACTTTGACCTTAAAAACGTAATTCTAGCCACTGATTTGAGTACTAAAAGTGTTGCTGCTTATAAAAAAGCAAAGAGTATTTTTTCTTCTATGGGTAGCTCCATACAGTTGGTATTTGTGAACAGACCACATCATAATTTTATTAGTACACAAGAGTTTAAAGAATTAACTCGAGAATTTAAGAAGGCTGGCGGTACTAGTGAAGTCGAATTTATTGCCGGTTACACCGTTGAAGATGGTCTCTTTGAATATGCACAAGATGCACAAGCAGATTGCGTCGCGGTAAGCACAAATGCTAGAAAAGGAATATCACATTTCTTTAAAGGTAGTATATCAGAAGATGTCGCAAATCATTCAAAATTACCTGTCATGAGTTTTAAAATCTAG
- a CDS encoding DUF1800 domain-containing protein — MEISDLKHLYWRLGFGVSPAQLEEYQQLSREKVVDLAFAKAQSLQSLSIDLSPFEVLREKGARKKMTTDTFRSLRQKGRQMTRDLNHMWLQQLSLPEAGLREKMTLFWTNVFVCRDNMVWNTLWYHNMLREHALGNLRDFLKAMSRQPAMLNYLNSNKNVKNSPNENFVRELMELFTLGIGNYTETDVQEGARAFTGWSSNRQAQFIIRDRQHDGGVKTFLGKTGNWNGDDIIDIILEQKACARFICKKIYRYFVNPQVDEVRLQEITDLFYANYDIEKLMRYIFSSDWFYEAQHKGVKIKSPVELLAGIQKVVPTAFNKEKQLFYLQKMMGQVLFYPPNVAGWKGDRSWIDANTLVLRMNLASAMLNNMQIEFQEQAAFEDSFEDFYKVKKKRKTHLKVTVDWELFEKNYRNQTVQELKDILLATTLDVDTARFIDDLPATDKRIRCVQLMSLPEYQMC, encoded by the coding sequence GTGGAAATAAGCGATTTAAAACATTTGTACTGGCGACTGGGTTTTGGTGTCAGTCCAGCTCAACTTGAGGAGTATCAACAACTGTCTCGCGAGAAAGTGGTTGATCTCGCTTTTGCTAAAGCGCAATCTCTACAGTCTTTATCTATAGATTTATCACCATTTGAGGTCTTGAGAGAAAAAGGTGCTAGAAAAAAAATGACCACTGATACCTTTAGGAGTTTGAGGCAAAAAGGGAGACAGATGACACGCGACCTTAATCATATGTGGTTACAGCAATTGTCTTTACCAGAGGCTGGATTACGTGAAAAAATGACACTTTTCTGGACAAATGTTTTTGTATGTCGGGATAATATGGTGTGGAATACGCTATGGTATCACAACATGTTGCGCGAGCATGCTTTGGGTAATTTAAGAGACTTTTTAAAAGCCATGTCGCGACAGCCAGCCATGCTCAATTATCTAAATAGCAATAAGAATGTAAAAAACAGCCCTAATGAAAATTTTGTGCGCGAACTAATGGAGCTGTTTACACTAGGAATAGGTAATTATACAGAAACAGATGTTCAAGAAGGCGCACGAGCATTTACCGGTTGGTCTTCAAATAGGCAAGCTCAATTTATAATACGCGATCGACAACATGATGGTGGAGTAAAAACCTTTTTAGGTAAAACAGGCAATTGGAATGGCGATGATATCATTGATATAATTCTAGAGCAAAAAGCTTGTGCTAGATTTATTTGTAAGAAGATCTATAGGTACTTTGTGAATCCACAAGTGGATGAGGTACGGCTTCAAGAGATTACAGATCTTTTTTATGCAAATTATGATATCGAGAAATTGATGCGCTATATTTTTAGTTCAGATTGGTTTTATGAAGCGCAACATAAAGGCGTTAAAATTAAATCACCTGTAGAATTACTAGCAGGTATTCAAAAAGTGGTACCTACTGCATTTAATAAAGAAAAGCAGTTGTTCTATTTACAGAAAATGATGGGACAAGTATTATTTTATCCACCTAATGTTGCAGGCTGGAAGGGCGATCGCAGCTGGATAGATGCAAATACGCTGGTTTTACGTATGAATCTGGCGAGTGCGATGCTTAATAATATGCAAATAGAATTCCAAGAGCAAGCAGCCTTTGAAGATAGTTTTGAAGATTTTTATAAGGTAAAGAAAAAACGTAAAACCCATCTTAAAGTTACCGTAGACTGGGAACTTTTTGAAAAGAACTATAGAAATCAAACAGTACAAGAATTAAAAGACATCCTTCTAGCCACAACTCTAGATGTGGATACCGCTAGGTTTATAGATGACTTACCGGCGACAGATAAACGCATTCGCTGTGTTCAATTAATGAGTTTACCAGAATATCAAATGTGTTAA
- a CDS encoding N-acetylornithine carbamoyltransferase, which yields MKKYTELKDIKDLAQLVDEAIAIKQTPYNFQHLGKNKTLVMLFFNASLRTRLSTEKAAKNLGLEVQILNVNDSWKLEFDDGTVMNADTSEHVKEAAQVISQYADVIAVRAFPSLVDKEKDAQEVVLNSFIKYASVPVVNMESATAHPLQALTDVITIEELKTKKNPKVVISWAPHPKALPQAVANSFIEVMQMANVDLTITHPQGYELSDAVVKETPVIYDQEKALKEADFVYVKNWSSYTDYGKILSQDASWMMTQEKLGKAKFMHCLPVRRNVVVEDAVLDSENSIVIEQANNRTYAAQVVLKNILENIE from the coding sequence ATGAAGAAATATACTGAACTTAAAGATATAAAAGACCTTGCTCAATTAGTAGATGAGGCAATTGCAATAAAACAAACACCATATAATTTTCAACATCTAGGTAAGAACAAAACTTTGGTGATGTTGTTTTTTAATGCGAGTTTAAGAACGCGATTAAGCACAGAAAAAGCAGCAAAGAACCTAGGGTTAGAAGTGCAAATATTAAATGTGAATGATTCTTGGAAACTAGAATTTGACGATGGAACGGTGATGAATGCAGACACTTCTGAACATGTAAAAGAAGCAGCTCAGGTCATCTCTCAATATGCAGATGTGATTGCGGTAAGAGCTTTTCCTTCTTTAGTGGATAAAGAAAAGGACGCTCAAGAAGTAGTCCTGAATAGTTTTATAAAATATGCATCAGTACCTGTGGTAAATATGGAAAGTGCAACAGCTCATCCTCTACAAGCCCTTACAGATGTTATTACGATTGAAGAATTGAAAACCAAGAAAAATCCTAAAGTGGTTATTTCTTGGGCGCCGCATCCTAAAGCATTGCCGCAAGCGGTGGCAAATTCATTTATAGAAGTGATGCAAATGGCAAACGTAGACCTTACGATTACACATCCGCAGGGATATGAATTATCTGATGCGGTTGTAAAAGAAACACCGGTGATTTATGATCAGGAAAAAGCTTTGAAAGAAGCTGACTTTGTCTATGTGAAAAACTGGAGCAGTTATACTGATTATGGTAAGATTTTAAGTCAAGACGCGAGCTGGATGATGACTCAGGAAAAATTAGGTAAAGCAAAATTTATGCACTGTCTTCCTGTAAGAAGAAATGTCGTTGTAGAAGATGCTGTGCTAGATAGTGAGAATTCCATTGTCATCGAGCAGGCTAATAATAGGACCTATGCAGCTCAAGTAGTTTTAAAAAATATTTTAGAAAACATAGAATAA
- a CDS encoding M20 family metallo-hydrolase: protein MKHQDLKKEALELLKKMIETKSFSSEEEGTALLIESWFNDHEIPFKRDYNNIWATNKYFEKGKPTLLLNSHHDTVQPNKAYTKDPFKAIVEDGKLYGLGSNDAGGCLVSLIATFTHFYNQKDLKYNLVIVASAEEESSGPNGLNSMLDIIPHIDVAIVGEPTLMNLAVSEKGLVVFDAKVKGTPGHAAHPNDNNAIYNSIKVLKWFQDFKFDKSSEVLGDVKMTVTQIRAGVQHNAVPSEVELVIDVRVNDKYSNHEIVEILIEQSPCDEIIARGLRLNSSSISIEHELVQAGIAMGRTTYGSPTLSDQACLSCPSLKLGPGDSTRSHSADEFIYLEEIEEGIDIYINLLTSIF, encoded by the coding sequence ATGAAACATCAAGATTTAAAAAAAGAGGCTCTAGAGTTATTGAAAAAAATGATTGAAACAAAATCATTTTCTAGTGAAGAAGAAGGAACTGCTCTATTAATAGAATCGTGGTTTAATGATCATGAAATTCCATTTAAAAGAGATTATAATAATATATGGGCGACTAATAAATATTTTGAAAAAGGGAAACCTACGTTATTATTAAACTCACATCACGATACCGTGCAACCCAATAAAGCCTATACTAAAGATCCATTTAAAGCAATAGTTGAAGATGGTAAATTATACGGTCTAGGCAGTAATGATGCCGGTGGTTGTCTGGTTTCTTTAATCGCTACGTTTACTCATTTTTACAATCAAAAAGATTTAAAATATAATCTGGTCATAGTCGCTAGTGCCGAAGAGGAAAGTAGCGGCCCAAATGGATTAAATAGTATGTTAGATATTATACCACATATAGATGTTGCTATTGTAGGCGAGCCTACTTTAATGAATCTAGCAGTTTCAGAAAAAGGATTGGTCGTTTTTGATGCCAAAGTAAAAGGGACGCCAGGACATGCTGCTCATCCTAATGATAATAATGCTATATATAATTCTATCAAGGTTTTAAAATGGTTCCAAGATTTTAAGTTTGACAAATCATCTGAGGTATTAGGTGATGTAAAAATGACGGTAACGCAAATTAGAGCTGGTGTGCAACATAATGCTGTGCCGTCAGAGGTAGAACTGGTCATTGATGTAAGAGTCAATGATAAATACAGCAATCATGAGATCGTAGAAATACTGATAGAACAATCGCCTTGTGATGAGATTATTGCCAGAGGTTTGCGATTAAATTCTTCTTCTATTTCTATAGAACATGAACTGGTGCAAGCAGGAATAGCGATGGGAAGAACCACTTATGGATCACCTACCTTATCAGATCAGGCGTGTTTAAGTTGCCCTTCTTTAAAATTAGGTCCTGGCGATAGCACAAGATCTCACAGCGCTGATGAGTTTATATATCTAGAAGAAATTGAAGAAGGCATCGATATATACATCAATTTATTAACGAGTATTTTTTAA
- a CDS encoding aspartate aminotransferase family protein encodes MSLFDVYPLFDVTPVRAQDVYVYDHDDVEYLDLYGGHAVISIGHSHPEYVNNISEQVSKIGFYSNAVQNPLQEALAQRLVDFSGCKDYQLFMCNSGAEANENALKLASFHNRKHKVIAFKNGFHGRTSAAVAATDNAKIIAPLNAQQEVEIIELGDLEAVEKALDKNNVCAVIVECIQGVGGLDEDTTVFYQGLQALCRQYNTSFIADEVQSGFGRTGNFFAFQKHGLEPDIISMAKGMGNGFPVGGILIHPQIKASYGLLGTTFGGNHLACTAVSTVLNVIEKEQLMDNAKAVSAHFLKRAQELPQVKNVKGRGLMLGLEFDFPIATLRKNILFNHHIFTGSAKNPNVIRILPPLTIKESHIDLFFDALKAEL; translated from the coding sequence ATGAGTTTATTTGATGTTTATCCACTTTTTGATGTGACGCCAGTGCGTGCACAAGATGTTTATGTTTATGATCATGATGATGTCGAGTATCTAGATTTGTACGGTGGTCATGCTGTTATTTCTATAGGTCATTCTCATCCAGAATATGTAAATAATATAAGCGAGCAAGTTTCTAAAATAGGCTTTTATAGTAATGCGGTTCAAAACCCATTACAAGAAGCACTTGCTCAGCGACTAGTTGATTTTTCTGGTTGTAAAGATTACCAACTATTCATGTGTAATTCTGGTGCAGAGGCAAATGAAAACGCATTAAAACTAGCTTCTTTTCATAATAGAAAGCATAAGGTAATCGCTTTTAAAAATGGTTTTCATGGTCGTACATCTGCAGCGGTGGCGGCTACAGATAATGCAAAAATTATCGCACCATTAAATGCACAACAAGAAGTAGAAATTATTGAATTAGGAGATCTGGAAGCTGTAGAAAAAGCACTAGATAAGAATAATGTTTGCGCGGTAATTGTAGAATGTATTCAAGGGGTAGGTGGTCTAGATGAAGATACTACTGTGTTTTATCAAGGTTTACAAGCTTTATGTCGTCAGTACAATACTTCTTTTATTGCAGATGAGGTGCAATCTGGTTTTGGTAGAACCGGTAACTTTTTTGCATTTCAAAAACATGGACTAGAACCAGATATTATTTCAATGGCAAAAGGTATGGGAAATGGGTTTCCTGTAGGTGGTATTTTGATCCATCCACAAATTAAGGCTTCTTATGGATTATTAGGAACAACTTTTGGCGGTAATCATCTGGCGTGTACTGCAGTTTCTACCGTTCTCAATGTTATAGAAAAGGAGCAATTAATGGATAATGCAAAAGCAGTATCTGCTCACTTTTTGAAAAGAGCTCAAGAATTACCACAGGTTAAAAATGTGAAAGGACGTGGCTTAATGTTAGGACTAGAATTTGATTTTCCTATTGCGACATTAAGAAAGAACATTCTGTTTAATCATCACATTTTTACTGGTAGTGCAAAAAATCCTAACGTGATAAGAATCTTGCCGCCATTAACGATTAAAGAATCTCATATCGATTTATTCTTTGACGCTTTAAAAGCCGAATTATGA
- a CDS encoding ferritin-like domain-containing protein: METTREEANRKSHDATVNALNALLEKNYDAEKGYKNALTDVDNSRLKTYFKNQAAQRSQYANELDASLRMLNATPVEKGSTTAAAHRTWMDFKTAFTGKNEEAILEECIRGDKAAVNEYKDVLENQDYLHEYKDVVRNQLNGIENTLNTIQKLEDIVD, translated from the coding sequence ATGGAAACTACAAGAGAAGAAGCTAATAGAAAGTCACATGATGCTACCGTAAATGCTCTAAATGCATTGCTTGAAAAAAATTATGATGCAGAGAAAGGTTATAAAAACGCACTAACTGATGTGGATAATAGCAGGCTTAAAACATATTTTAAAAACCAAGCTGCTCAAAGAAGTCAATATGCTAATGAATTAGATGCATCGTTAAGAATGTTAAACGCTACACCGGTAGAAAAAGGTAGCACTACTGCGGCAGCACATCGTACATGGATGGACTTTAAAACTGCATTTACAGGTAAAAATGAAGAAGCTATTTTAGAAGAGTGTATACGTGGTGACAAGGCTGCTGTTAATGAGTATAAAGATGTTTTAGAAAATCAAGACTATTTACATGAATACAAAGATGTTGTAAGAAATCAACTTAATGGAATTGAGAATACCCTTAATACCATTCAAAAATTAGAAGATATTGTGGATTAA
- a CDS encoding formylglycine-generating enzyme family protein, producing the protein MLLNSCNSKTSHKDNTPENTSPTENIGLLLTPPEGITTPEGMIWVPGKAFVQGAKTNDPMAMPREKPGHKVLVDGFFMDATEVTNAQFKKFVEATNYVTVAERPIDWEEMKKDLPAGTPKPPDSVLQPGSLVFNKNVKAVVNMNNYSQWWTWKIGANWRQPYGPGSSIKGKEDYPVVHIAYQDAVAYCKWANRKLPTEAQWESAAQGNKTDNIFTWGNDASQLSAQSNTWEGTFPTQNTGVDGFTYIAPVKSFPPNDLGFYEMAGNVWEWTADLYNHNHYKQLDTTKPIINPTGASTYFNPQSPYQIEMIMKGGSFLCHASYCASYRISARMSTSKDSGSDHLGFRTIATVDLLK; encoded by the coding sequence ATGTTACTAAATTCTTGTAATTCAAAAACGAGCCACAAGGATAATACACCAGAAAACACTAGTCCCACAGAAAATATAGGGCTTCTCTTAACTCCACCAGAAGGTATTACAACACCAGAAGGAATGATATGGGTTCCAGGAAAAGCGTTTGTCCAAGGCGCAAAAACTAATGACCCTATGGCAATGCCTCGTGAAAAACCTGGTCACAAAGTTCTGGTAGATGGATTTTTTATGGATGCAACAGAAGTGACCAATGCGCAATTTAAAAAATTTGTAGAGGCCACTAATTATGTAACCGTAGCTGAAAGACCTATAGATTGGGAAGAAATGAAAAAAGATTTACCAGCAGGCACACCTAAACCACCAGATTCTGTCTTACAGCCGGGCTCACTAGTATTTAATAAGAACGTAAAGGCTGTAGTAAACATGAACAACTATAGTCAATGGTGGACATGGAAAATAGGTGCTAACTGGAGACAACCTTATGGTCCAGGTAGTTCTATAAAAGGAAAAGAGGATTATCCAGTGGTACATATTGCTTATCAAGATGCTGTTGCCTACTGCAAATGGGCAAATCGCAAACTTCCTACTGAGGCACAATGGGAAAGTGCTGCACAGGGAAATAAAACAGATAACATCTTCACATGGGGAAATGACGCCTCACAACTTAGCGCTCAATCTAATACTTGGGAAGGAACTTTCCCTACTCAAAACACAGGTGTAGATGGTTTTACATATATAGCACCGGTAAAGTCATTTCCTCCTAATGATTTGGGGTTTTATGAAATGGCTGGTAACGTGTGGGAATGGACAGCAGACTTGTATAATCATAATCATTATAAACAGCTCGATACGACTAAACCTATCATAAACCCTACAGGTGCGTCTACATATTTTAATCCTCAAAGTCCATATCAAATTGAGATGATTATGAAAGGTGGCTCTTTTTTATGTCATGCAAGCTATTGTGCGAGTTATCGTATCAGCGCTAGAATGAGTACTAGTAAAGATTCTGGAAGTGATCATCTAGGTTTTAGGACTATTGCAACGGTTGATCTGCTAAAGTAA
- a CDS encoding BLUF domain-containing protein — translation MENSNHTICYFSDETVTLDDAAMTSLFEKSSTFNNENNIYGIFLHIAGKYLQILEGHKEVIDPLYARIREDDRHNNIYEVFNKRTEHLIFKEYNSKFSIVKSAGDLADINKYLESNRYDSRCDKLARLLTPFLMFSDI, via the coding sequence ATGGAAAATAGTAATCATACCATTTGTTACTTTAGTGATGAGACGGTCACATTAGATGATGCGGCAATGACCTCACTTTTTGAAAAGAGTAGTACCTTTAATAATGAGAACAATATATATGGTATATTTCTACACATCGCAGGTAAATATTTACAGATTCTAGAAGGTCATAAAGAGGTTATAGATCCATTATACGCTAGAATAAGAGAGGATGATAGGCATAACAATATTTACGAGGTTTTTAATAAAAGAACGGAGCATCTCATCTTTAAAGAGTATAATAGTAAATTCAGTATTGTTAAATCTGCAGGTGATCTAGCAGATATTAATAAATATCTAGAATCAAATAGATATGATAGTAGATGTGATAAACTGGCTAGATTGCTAACACCTTTTTTAATGTTTAGCGATATTTAA